One genomic window of Clostridium taeniosporum includes the following:
- a CDS encoding flavin reductase family protein translates to MNKLNFKGSVMLNPTPVVLVTSKNKEGKINVFTVGWISTVCTKAPILAMGVRPERLSYDYIKESEECVINLPNKQMVKIVDYCGVRSGKKEDKIKTLNLKLNEGVKINTPSLEDAPFALECKLKSITPLGTHDLFLLEVVNVKVDENLLDENGKIGFNKANLICYNHGEYFEVNPKPLGSFGYSVRKKTNKTSKKKFRKKSK, encoded by the coding sequence ATGAATAAATTAAATTTTAAAGGTAGTGTTATGTTAAATCCTACACCAGTAGTGCTTGTTACTTCTAAAAATAAAGAAGGAAAAATAAATGTATTTACTGTTGGTTGGATAAGTACAGTTTGTACAAAAGCTCCTATTCTTGCAATGGGAGTAAGACCTGAAAGATTATCTTATGATTATATAAAAGAATCTGAAGAATGTGTTATTAATTTACCAAATAAGCAAATGGTTAAAATAGTAGATTATTGTGGAGTTAGATCTGGAAAAAAAGAAGATAAAATAAAAACTCTTAATTTAAAATTAAATGAAGGAGTAAAAATAAATACACCTTCATTAGAAGATGCTCCATTTGCGCTTGAGTGTAAATTAAAATCTATAACACCATTAGGTACTCATGATTTATTCTTACTAGAAGTAGTTAATGTTAAAGTAGATGAAAATCTACTAGATGAAAATGGTAAAATAGGATTTAATAAAGCAAATTTAATATGTTATAATCACGGAGAATATTTTGAAGTTAATCCCAAACCATTAGGATCATTTGGCTATTCCGTAAGAAAAAAGACAAACAAAACCTCAAAAAAGAAATTCAGAAAAAAATCTAAATAA
- a CDS encoding D-alanyl-D-alanine carboxypeptidase family protein has protein sequence MKRNLILKTLALTITLSLFAPFSVKSYATENTTQSLPSIQAESALTMDYETGEIIYTKDADSKRYPASTTKLLTGLLLAEKFEKNSEITFTQSAKEQPEYSLNINYMHNRMQIGDKMLADNVMKGLLLFSGNDTAYMIADNVAGSAEAFSELMNKKAKELGANNSNFITANGLHDPNHYTTAYDLSLITKAAFENPWERETMSLKEAPIDINGSRIILENRNLGLGKNGNLGGKTGFTNAAGGCLAAVYEKDGRKIIGVVLKSRQINNADMTKFNDMDSIIDYSYSTNKEIYKKTNEEVGTTDLQYKSFGFFGPTRTITVPIVLSQDVMYYKNDINDAESSITYNASNNSAWNLAFNKNTNLTYSTRNHVEEVKGMIDISVGKILKDNILLYSTVLVIAIIMITLIILIRNMAKNNRKRRYRRRY, from the coding sequence TTGAAAAGAAATTTAATCTTAAAAACACTTGCATTAACTATTACTCTTTCGCTCTTTGCTCCTTTTTCAGTAAAAAGTTATGCAACTGAAAATACTACACAAAGTTTACCTAGTATTCAAGCTGAATCAGCTTTAACTATGGATTATGAAACTGGTGAAATAATTTATACTAAAGATGCTGATAGTAAAAGGTATCCTGCAAGTACTACAAAATTATTAACAGGTTTATTATTAGCTGAAAAATTTGAAAAAAATTCTGAAATTACATTCACTCAATCAGCAAAGGAACAACCTGAATATTCATTAAATATAAATTACATGCACAACAGAATGCAAATTGGAGACAAAATGCTTGCTGATAATGTTATGAAAGGATTATTACTTTTCTCTGGAAATGATACTGCATATATGATTGCAGATAACGTTGCTGGTAGTGCTGAAGCATTTTCAGAATTGATGAATAAAAAAGCCAAAGAACTTGGAGCTAATAATAGTAACTTTATTACTGCTAATGGACTTCATGATCCAAACCATTATACAACAGCTTATGATTTATCTTTAATAACTAAAGCTGCTTTTGAAAATCCATGGGAAAGAGAAACTATGTCTCTAAAAGAAGCTCCTATAGACATAAATGGTTCTAGAATTATATTAGAAAATAGAAACCTAGGATTAGGTAAAAATGGAAATCTTGGTGGTAAAACTGGATTTACCAATGCTGCTGGCGGTTGTTTAGCTGCTGTATATGAAAAAGATGGTCGAAAAATAATAGGTGTTGTTTTAAAAAGCAGACAAATTAATAATGCCGACATGACTAAGTTTAATGATATGGATTCTATTATTGATTATAGCTATTCTACTAATAAAGAGATTTATAAAAAAACTAATGAAGAAGTAGGTACTACTGATTTACAATATAAATCTTTTGGTTTTTTTGGACCTACAAGAACAATTACTGTTCCTATAGTTTTAAGTCAAGATGTTATGTATTATAAAAATGATATTAATGATGCTGAATCTTCAATAACTTATAATGCTTCAAATAATAGTGCTTGGAATTTAGCATTTAACAAGAACACTAATTTAACTTATTCAACTAGAAATCACGTTGAAGAAGTTAAGGGTATGATAGATATTTCTGTAGGAAAAATATTAAAAGACAATATATTATTATATTCAACGGTTTTAGTAATTGCTATAATTATGATTACATTAATAATACTTATAAGAAATATGGCTAAAAATAATAGAAAAAGACGTTACAGAAGAAGATATTAG
- a CDS encoding polysaccharide deacetylase family protein, producing the protein MKKYLKFLALFIIILLFFNTYNISALDQTQKKIVYLTFDDGPSPNNTENILQILNKNNVKATFCIVGSNALKYKGILRQLNKYDMGLIPHCNNHEYKKLYSSTEYYIDDLDKCIRIINDVTGKNRNFRFVRMPGGSSNTVSDYQTLQNIKIELKKRGIDYIDWNIDCGDTCAAMVSKEEITNNIESKAGTHNIEIILMHDLENKVTTTNALQHIINKYKDLGYEFKTFDEMEQWEVEYLTDRRVINR; encoded by the coding sequence ATGAAAAAATATCTTAAGTTTTTAGCATTATTTATTATTATTTTACTTTTTTTTAATACGTATAATATTAGTGCGTTAGATCAGACTCAAAAGAAAATTGTTTATTTAACATTTGATGATGGTCCATCACCTAACAATACAGAAAATATACTACAAATATTAAATAAAAATAATGTTAAAGCTACTTTTTGTATAGTTGGTTCTAATGCGTTGAAATATAAAGGGATTTTAAGACAATTAAATAAATATGATATGGGACTTATACCTCATTGTAATAATCATGAATACAAGAAACTATATTCATCTACAGAATATTACATAGATGATCTTGATAAATGTATTAGAATCATAAATGATGTTACAGGAAAAAATAGAAATTTTAGATTTGTAAGAATGCCAGGAGGATCAAGTAATACAGTAAGTGATTATCAAACTTTGCAGAATATAAAAATTGAATTAAAAAAAAGAGGAATAGATTATATAGATTGGAATATAGATTGTGGAGATACATGTGCAGCTATGGTATCTAAAGAAGAAATAACTAATAATATTGAAAGTAAAGCAGGTACTCATAATATAGAGATTATTTTAATGCACGATTTAGAAAATAAAGTTACAACAACTAATGCGTTACAACATATTATAAATAAATATAAAGATTTAGGATATGAATTCAAAACTTTTGATGAAATGGAACAGTGGGAAGTTGAATATTTAACAGATAGAAGAGTTATAAATAGGTAA
- a CDS encoding arsenate reductase family protein: MNIQIFGIKKCFDTKKAERYFKERRIKFQFIDLMEKGISKGELNSVLNSVSINHLINSKCKDYSKLNLNNIRSTDIKKEIVLKNPKVITTPIVRNGKEATVGYNPDVWNNWE; this comes from the coding sequence ATGAATATACAGATATTTGGAATAAAGAAATGTTTTGATACAAAAAAAGCAGAAAGATATTTTAAAGAAAGAAGAATTAAATTTCAATTTATTGATTTAATGGAAAAAGGAATAAGTAAAGGTGAACTTAATAGTGTTTTAAATTCAGTATCAATTAATCATTTAATAAATAGTAAGTGCAAAGATTATAGTAAATTGAATTTAAATAATATAAGAAGTACTGATATAAAAAAAGAAATAGTATTAAAAAATCCTAAAGTAATAACTACTCCAATTGTAAGAAATGGTAAAGAGGCCACAGTTGGATATAATCCAGATGTATGGAACAATTGGGAATAA
- a CDS encoding Mur ligase family protein — translation MTTINIKSILSIISAKCIAFLSKHLIKGGSTFPGKIALKFDKNILKKVSDGYKVILITGTNGKTTTTSMITNVLRENGFDVITNNTGANLYPGITACFISNYNFFSKPKNKYAVIEVDEANVKFITEHISPEIITITNLFRDQLDRYGEVYTTLNKILEGIVKVPDSKLILNGDESLLGKLDLKNPMLYYGFNTSINENTSIDINADSKFCKICKARYSYNFVTYNHLGDFYCPECGYKRPKLNYAVNKIFDLNPENSSVLINDTEILISQSGAYNIYNALCAYSVAKELGVTDDVIANSLQNQNSSFGRQEQITIGNKHAEIILVKNPAGYNQALDTLCLNKHDFSATFLLNDNYADGRDISWIWDVNFEKISSLPIKNIFISGTRMYDMAVRLKIAGLNKDSFLLEEDYEKLTELIKNNSSANKVYILATYTAMINYRKYLHSKGYIKKLW, via the coding sequence GTGACTACAATAAATATTAAGTCGATTTTAAGTATAATTTCAGCTAAATGCATAGCATTTCTTTCAAAGCATCTAATAAAAGGGGGAAGTACTTTTCCTGGTAAAATAGCACTAAAATTTGATAAAAATATTCTAAAAAAAGTTAGTGATGGTTACAAAGTAATTCTTATAACTGGTACAAATGGTAAAACTACTACTACTAGTATGATAACAAATGTCTTAAGAGAAAATGGATTTGATGTAATAACTAATAATACAGGTGCCAATTTATACCCTGGAATTACAGCTTGTTTTATATCTAATTATAATTTTTTTAGTAAACCTAAAAATAAATATGCTGTAATTGAAGTGGACGAAGCAAATGTTAAATTTATTACCGAACATATTTCTCCTGAAATAATAACCATAACAAATCTATTTAGAGATCAATTAGATAGATATGGTGAAGTTTATACAACTTTAAATAAGATTTTAGAAGGTATTGTTAAAGTTCCAGATTCAAAATTAATTTTAAATGGTGATGAATCATTACTAGGAAAATTAGATTTAAAAAACCCTATGTTATATTATGGTTTTAATACTTCTATTAATGAAAATACCTCTATTGATATAAATGCTGATTCGAAATTCTGTAAAATTTGTAAAGCAAGGTATTCTTATAATTTTGTAACTTATAATCATCTTGGTGATTTTTATTGCCCTGAATGTGGATATAAAAGACCAAAACTAAATTATGCTGTTAATAAAATATTTGATTTAAATCCTGAAAACTCTTCTGTTCTTATTAATGATACTGAAATTTTAATAAGTCAGTCTGGAGCTTATAACATTTATAATGCTTTATGTGCTTATTCAGTGGCTAAAGAACTTGGAGTTACTGATGATGTTATTGCAAATTCTTTACAAAACCAAAATTCAAGTTTCGGTAGACAAGAACAAATTACCATTGGAAATAAACATGCTGAAATAATTTTAGTAAAAAATCCTGCTGGTTATAATCAAGCATTAGATACTCTTTGTCTTAATAAACATGATTTTTCAGCAACTTTCTTATTAAATGATAATTATGCTGATGGAAGAGATATTTCATGGATTTGGGATGTTAATTTTGAAAAAATATCTTCACTTCCAATAAAAAATATATTTATATCTGGTACTAGAATGTATGATATGGCTGTAAGATTAAAAATTGCCGGACTTAATAAGGATAGTTTTTTATTAGAAGAAGATTATGAAAAATTAACTGAGTTAATTAAAAATAATTCTTCTGCTAATAAAGTATATATATTAGCAACTTATACTGCTATGATAAATTATAGAAAATACCTTCATTCAAAAGGTTACATCAAAAAACTATGGTAA
- a CDS encoding type 1 glutamine amidotransferase, with translation MELNICHLYPDLLNVYGDVGNVLILKHRAEERGIKVNLINVSINDVINKDQIDIIFFGGGQDYEQSIVSNDLNTVKKDSLISYIEEGKVLLAICGGYQLLGKYYTAPNGEKINGLGLLNIYTEGGDKRFIGNTEIYNELFDQTYVGFENHSGRTYINNHKPLGKCIHGYGNNGEDGYEGCIYKNTFCSYFHGSFLSKNPEFADKLLSLALKNKYGDEIALDSLDDDFEINAKKSIQDKLNSTSN, from the coding sequence TTGGAGTTAAATATTTGTCACTTATATCCTGATTTGCTAAATGTATATGGTGATGTAGGAAATGTATTAATTTTAAAACATAGAGCTGAAGAAAGAGGAATAAAAGTAAATTTAATAAATGTCTCTATAAATGATGTTATTAATAAAGATCAAATAGATATCATATTTTTTGGTGGTGGTCAAGATTATGAACAATCAATAGTATCTAATGATTTAAATACCGTAAAAAAAGATTCTTTAATATCTTATATTGAAGAAGGAAAAGTTTTATTAGCTATTTGTGGTGGTTACCAATTATTAGGTAAATATTATACAGCTCCAAATGGAGAAAAAATAAACGGTTTAGGCTTATTAAACATTTATACTGAAGGTGGAGACAAAAGATTTATAGGTAATACAGAAATTTATAATGAATTATTTGACCAAACTTATGTTGGTTTTGAAAATCATTCCGGAAGAACCTACATAAACAATCATAAACCTCTTGGGAAATGTATTCATGGATATGGAAATAACGGAGAAGATGGATATGAAGGATGTATATACAAAAATACTTTTTGCTCATATTTTCACGGTTCTTTCCTTTCTAAAAATCCAGAATTTGCAGATAAACTTTTAAGTTTAGCATTAAAAAATAAGTATGGAGATGAAATTGCTTTAGATTCTTTAGATGATGACTTTGAAATTAATGCAAAAAAATCTATTCAAGATAAACTAAATTCAACATCTAATTAA